Below is a window of Malania oleifera isolate guangnan ecotype guangnan chromosome 1, ASM2987363v1, whole genome shotgun sequence DNA.
GGAGGCAGTGGTACAAAATGTTTGACACCTATATGATCTGTATTGGCTACAAGAGGTCTGAGTACGATTGTTACGTCTACATGAGGAGTCTTGGGGACGGATCTCTCATatttttgttgctttatgttgacGACATGCTGATTGCTGCTAAAGACATGACTAAGGTAAATCAATTGAAAACTCTGTTAGGAAAAGAGTTTGACATAAAATACTTGGGTGCAGCCAAaaggatacttggcatggagattcgcagggacAGAGCTGCAAGAagactatggttatctcagggcgactatgtggagaaggtgttaaAGAGGTTTAGCATAACTAATGCTAAACTAGTGAGCACACCGTCGATAAGTCATTTTGGGTTGTCTACCGCCCAGTGGCCTAAGACGGACGATGAGGTTcatgatatgtcaaaggtccactatgctagtgcagtggggagTTTGGATTATAGCATGGTATATACAATGGCATACATGGCACAGGCTGTCaatgtggtgagcaagttcttttcgaaTTCGGGTTGACAACATTGGGATGCGGTCAAGTGAATTCTCAAGTATTTAATGGGTATAACCGGATTTGGCATCATGTTCAGTAGACAACAGAGTGATCAATTAGTGATAGGGTACATGGATGCTGACTACATAGGAGACTTAGATGACAAGAGGTCTACCATAGGGTAcgtatttacccttgtgggaTGACCTATTTGTTAGAGGTCTATGGTATAGTCACTCGTTGCTTTATCTACTAGTGAGTTGGAATACATGGCAGTGGCAGAGGCTACCAAGtaagcattgtggcttacaggaTTAGTTTAGAAGTTGGGTATCTAGTAAAGTGGCGTTTAGCCACAGTGTCATAGTCAGAATGTCATTTACTTAGTGAAGAACAGGTTTATTATGTAAGGATAAAGCACATTGATGTGTAATTCCATAGGATCAAGGAACATATTGCTTCAGGTGGACTTCTACATAAGATGGTTCACACATCTAACAATGCAATTGATATGTTGACGAAGCCGATCACAACAGACaaattcaagcattgcttggacttgatcaacgttTCGAGGTGCTAGAGAGGAGATGGTCTCAATCTACTATCTATGGTGGAGCAACGATTATGCTCTCAAATTTCTCTTAAGTGGTAAATATTCACCAAGGTTGAGATTGTTGgaaatgtggctcatatttgagtggaacgcatgcatcGGGGAAAGCTTAGTGATGCAAAAGAACAAGGAGGTTGGTTGCAGGATCAAACCATCGACGAATTGGTTGACGATTTCAGAGACGGTTTGCTCTTGGCATAAAACTGTCAACGGTATCAATCTACAGGATTCAACTCTTGGCAttaaaccatcgacagtttgactgaaatcgtcgatgatttcaTTTAGTGCAAGTCACAAAATTTAAAATTGGTGATCGGTAGATTAAGGGGATTGAGAATTTTCCTCCAAGAATTGCTAAAaggatgatttagataggttTTAAGGTTCTTATACGCTTAGGGttcgtatttaatcaatatttgtaaccctagttgtaagcttgacattgtATAATGAAAAATTCAGTTATTCTTCTTGTAGACCTAGGCACatttgctttcattgattctcttTGTGAGTAATTGCTTGTTCTGTATATttatcattgagtgattgcattactTGTTCCGAAATTTATTCGAGTTTGCGAGGTCTTCTGCTGCACATTCGcatcaataattggtatcaagAGCGCAAATTTTTAACAAAACCTTTAATTTTGTTTCACAAATTCTTAGCAAAAAATTACATTTAAACATAAGTGCACTtcaaatttcattaaaaaaaaaaaaaaatgtatagcATTGTACTTTGAAAACAGCTGTCGTTATAAAAACCAAATCCTTCAAATTCAACTTTGTGTAGGAAGCAATACTTTTCCCAAGGGAAGAAGATAAAAAGACTTTAGAGAGCAAGAcctttgcattaaaaaaaatatatatatatataacgagTAAATTCCAAACACGAATTAAGCAGGGTACGTATTTACAGGAAGGCGCCATATTCATAGGCATGCACCTTGTGCTGCTCAAATCTCAAATAAGATATAATGGAATGCCCAAAGCCAAAAGCTCGTTTTACCACTTGACATTCCGGCTTCCGCCAAAAcgaacatattaaaaaaaattacaacagACGGCTCCCAACCAAATCacccttaatatatatatatataatgcaggTAAGGAAATTCTAGCTCAAGTTTTGAGTGTGACACCCAGAAATGGATGCCCACTTgttcaaataaataaattgaaCTGTCAAAAACAGGAATAATGTTACAATTGAGAGCCGGGAATGAAACGCTGTTGGGGGAACGAGGAAATGAAATATATACCTACCAGCGGCAAGTTAGACCTGGTCCCTTCAAGAATTGCACGCACTTAACAACAAATTCGGCAGTCACCTGAACAGGCTGGACAGTTCTTTTTCCTTTCTCCCTTTTTTTGGAAGCCTCTTCCATCTTCGGAAAGCCCCCATTCTTCCCTGATCTTTGGTTTCCTCCTGGAGTAAATGACACTTCTCAACCACCTTTTGCTTCTTAGTCACCTCATCCTGTGATTTGTGGCATTTCTCCTTCTCTACTATTTCACAATGCCTCTTAGACCTCTTTCCACGTAGCCTCAATAAATGATATTTTTCCTTCCCCGACCCAAGAAATTGGGTCACGCTTGCCTCCTCAAGTAATTGACCCATCTCACCTGCATTTTTCTTATTAGCCCCCTTTTTATGGTCCACTGTCGTTTCCTGGCACTTCTCATTCACAGTTACCCCCTGTTTCTTGTTGGCTATTACCCGGGAATCTTTGGCACCCATTGATTTCTTAACCAAATCAGAAAGCATCGCACAGCAATTGTCCTCAGTAACTGCTGGCTGCACTTCAGAATCAACTGTTTTCTGACAATCATTTTGCACCTCAACAACACCCCTCCCCACCTGAGCAACCCCACCGGTCATTGTATCTATAATAGCTTTGCCAAGAACATGTCTTATCTCACTTGGATTTCCCTTTCCAAGCAAGTCATAATCAATTCCAAAACTTTCCCTTCCCTCCTCATAAAATTCAATTTCTCTTATCAGCTCACTAAAAATTTTCGCAACATCTTTCCCTGTCTTCTTCGGTATGAATACCTAAAGAATAACACTTTTTATCATATATCTGGAATACAAACTAGTAATTTATGTGATTGTAATTGTGTAACTAAACCATGGTGACAGCTCTTGGCTTTAAGACAACTAGAGCCCCAGTCAGGACACCATTTCAGTAATTTACAGATAACGTTCTCAACCTGTACTAAAGGGACGTGTCCTgtaaatttataataaaaaaatatgggGAAAATCACCACGAGACATTTTCAAACCCAACATAGCCTGCCGAACAAATATAGTGATCAGGTAATTAACAGTGACCCTAGCATATCATGGAAAATTTGGACATCCTCAACTGAGTGACAAGCTATTCAatgccttcatttttattttttattttttacttttatattttttgtgttgCAAGCTTTGGACTATCAACAATATAGATTTAATGTCAATGAGAAGTGCTTACCAAGCCAGAGCAAGGGGAAAATGGATATCTGGACATTGATTCAATAAGGCAATCTGCCTCAGTCAAAGCATCTATAGAATCTTGCACTAGTACAGCCAACTGAGTAACTTCTTTTGCAAGTTCTTTGTCTGATCTAAAATCACAGGCACCTAAAACCTCTGGTACAAAATTAACATTTGCTCGAGCATGTGCCCGTGCAAATTTCACACCTTCCTTCCACCCCCCATGATACAGCACAGAGGAAAAACTCCAAACAACGAGAGCATCCTGAGGATTATTTACTAATGCCAAATGAAATGCCAGCAATCCAACCCTGTTCCCAACACAAACATTATAAGTCAGCCAGATAGCAAAAAGTAATTCCGTTTGGCAAAATATCAGGActaaaataatacattttttcCCACTGATCCCTTGCAAGTATAATAACTTTGAAAAATCAGCCACATGACAAATAAAGAATACTTCTAATTGTAAATAAAGGATCTTCTGGTGAGCCGAATGTGGGGATTTAATATGCAAGCAACCTATGCTAAAATCAGAGACAGAACAAATGGACAAGCATGCACCTGCACAACAAAATCAACAGTAGCAATGACAAAGGGATAGCAACCATCTTGAACCAGAATATATAGTCTGTTACCCAGAAACAGAACAATCCAGTTTGTGGAACTATTACAGTATGGTACATGCTCTCAAATGCAGTACGGATATAATTAGAAAGATATATTGGCGAAAACTATCTGATGTCAATAGCATTTTTGTGTTTACCATCGGCATGGGCATAGGcataattaaggattttgattgtcaTGAGCTTACTttgtaattttcaattttttcggTGTATAATTTCCTGAATCCATACAGGCTCCATCTTGTAACACGTGGGACAGcttgcatgatcaagaattaaaaaCCCTAATTGAGTTTTTTGCAGTGTATCCTAGAACGTGGTACGTTCCAGTTTGTGGAATGCAAAAGAGATCATGGAGCAGCccatgctctaaaatgtggaacaTTAGGGGTATACTTCTATTGATATATTGCTAAAATATGTGTAGTGGTGCTCGTATATTTTGTATAGGATGTTGAGATGTTTCCAAATCCagaagaaattttcttttgtgaaatagATTGATGATGACTGAAAATAGAATTACAGTGTGATGGTTCCCCATTttaactaattaaaaaaaatgttatgggaaaaatattgaattaaagcTTTGGATCGCTAGATTTAGTGTTCCAAACTGAAATGTACCATGTTTTAGAAAGTTCGTACCAAATTGTGGTTCGCTAGGGTGTCAGCTTTTTCTGGTAACTAAAAATTTGTCTTTAACCTTAATTATCCCTttcctttaaattttttctttattttctgtttAATGCTCCTAGTTTTCTTCATACTTCCATTTATTTTCCCGTTGTTTTCTCTTATGCCAATGAGTACTGCATCAGTTCGTGTCAAAGCCTCAGTTCAATCCAACAATTTTCTCATTGCTTCTGTCATCCATAATCCAGTCCTTCCTTCACAGCCATATCCCATCAACCTCAATCTTCTCGCACAGACATAGGCCTAGCTTAGCTATCCAATCCTTCCTTCACAGCTATATCCCATCAACCTCAATCTTCTCACAGACATAGGCCTAGCTTAGCTATTTGAACCCCAGCCACCCTTTGGATATAGGACAAACAACAGAATTCAGAAATAGAGAGAGAACTTTAGAAATTAGAAGAGAGAAGATTCAGAAGAAGATGAGGAGAAGAAGATCAGACATAAGGGAAGAGGGAAGGGGCTGCTGGACAGCAGAGAATTAGACAGAATAGGGAGAGAAGAGAACAGAGAATTAGACAGagcagaggaggaggaggaagaagaaaggaagaaggagacAAGGGGGAGgctgcagagagagagagagagagagagggaaacagTCTGCAATCTGATTTCAAATGAAAACTGTACAATAACTTACATCTCCAGCACTTGTACCCACTACTACTACTAACATGTATTTACAAATAACCACGACTAAACAtgtaattacaaaataacccGAAAGTACTTAAAATACACTAATAAAACCAAAGtaactaaacttctaaaatatCTAAATTTACTAATTTGAAATAATTTGCAAGCGATCCTCCATCAAACTCCCCTTGTTAGAGAAAACTTGATCTTGAGTTTTATAATGATACAACACTGAACCATTCAACTTGTAATTTCACATTGTCCACTTTAAACTGACATGCAAACTTCAACAGCAAATTATTGTAATTCTCCTCGAGGTTCCCAATCTTGATGAAGTCGATAGCAGGAGAATTTTCACACTTTGGAAAATGATTCAAAATTTGGGGTCAATGTGTCACAAGCTTCTCACAAGATTCAACAATTTCATCCTCTGAAAAAAACACTTGTGCTCAATTGAATTCCTAGTTTTAACATTGAATTTTGTTGCTTGCTCTCGGGACTCTTCTACAACTTGAACGTGTTCTtttgtgatgtaggacaagaagcaagaccttgggaagatccctgttggagaataattaagaaggaTTGAGTCAAAGGATCGTTGGGTCAGTTTGTAGTTAattgtgtgtttagtttaatttgtATAGGATTATATGTATTTTGAGGGCTTGTTTGTACTATTTGTGTATTTTAGTCGTGTGTTTGTAATGTCATGCTagtttaggggtatgtgtgtaatttcaggtGTAGAGGCTTTCATATAAGTAGTGTGTAAAAGCCGTGTAGAAGCAGGTTGATGAATTTGAAGTGAACGTGAGATTTTCCCCCTGTATCTCCTCTCTTCCACTTCCTTCTCTTTAATATCTTCATCTTTCTCCCCATGGTTCCAGATTCTTGATGTTGCCCCTGCGTCATTAGGTATTTAGAGAGAATAGAggggagaaggaagaagagaaaaaggGGACAGgggaattgaaatggaagaatgaagatcagggctctgataccaaatgatgcaaggGCACATCAAGCATCTGCAGTCGAGGGGAGAAAGATGAAGAaattaaagagaagggagaggtagagaggagatacaagggagAGATCTCATGttcacttcaaattcaaattcatcaacaactaccTCTACATGGGTTCCACACACTTTAAAAGAAAGCCTCTAACACAAGAAATAACATATATACCCTTAAACATGAAACTACAAACAAGCCATGtttgtgaaagatgtttggttaCTATGCATATGGATaattattttgataatgttttgtGTGATATCATACCCATGAATATTGATCATGCACTCCaagttctccttggttggatgcatggtcttaaatttcaacgaaattgtcgaaatttacgtcgacattttttatttctgtcaccctcgaaatcaaaatggcagctGATTCCTgttttacataatttccatcaaaattttaacaaatcatctgaaatttattgaaatcttgaaattttagcaaaacttgttgaaattttagcTATAGAACGAAATTTCCTTGGAAtaaaaatgagagatttaggagcgAAATGAaacttctttctcattttttttttatagaaacaaaaagattattacaaagaattttgaaattatatgaaaaaataaacttacaacaacattttttatcTAACCATTTGTGTCTAAATaactaaattatcattatttgtataataaataatatttaaatgatttaggatttaatttgcattaactgaatatgtttaatgcacattatcttaaatatatgtttcatacacaaactatattacaacttttccacctcatatacaacatagatgtatttaacttgtaatatattagtcctaaaactcaTATGGTTACATCTATTATCCATTTCTAAAGTTTTCTAAAAGAATTCCACACTTTACTattgatttccatttttttttccaaattgaaatcaaaattgacatcaaaatcaaaatttctgtcaaaatttccatacttttgaagctttgaaatttgagtcaaaatcaaaatttaagaccttggttggatgatttgggtgtgactcaaggacatgagaacacatgtCTTCCACTACAGTGGTAAGAAGATTTTTCGAAGCCCGCTCTACCATCCAACCAAGACAAAGAATATGTCAAGAGTTATTCAACTTGAAGACATTGCAAAGAAgatttgaagacatccaaagtctttcaaacattcctatAGTAAAGTTTGTCATTCTTAACATGTTCATTGATACCCATTCTCAATCCAAGACTATAGTGCTGCCAATGGAATGTGATTTCTTGTATCACTTGAGCACCGAATTTCAAAGAGTCCAAGGTTGCTGCTTGCTCCTAATCCTCCGACATTTCAAAATTCGAGGCCAACATTTTTTTCCAACTGGGGAAGATTTGATATAGGACAAAAAGAAAGACCATGGCTAGACCCTTATTGGAGATTCATTCAAAAGAATTGGGACAAGGATTGTTGGGTTTGAATCATAATTTATTGTGTTTaatttaattagtataggattatgttaGGGGTTTGTTTGTCACATTTGTGTGTTTTGGGGGTATGTTTGTAGCTTTATGTAATGCGAGGGGTATATGTGTATTTTCTTGTGTtggaggctttcttataaatagtgtgtgaaagccatgtggGGTTTATGAATTTGGATTTGAAGTGAACATGAGATTTCCCCCATAtatctcttctctcctctcttccccttctCTTTAATTTCTTCATCTTTCTCCCCATGGCTGCCAATCCTTGATACTGCCCCTGCATCACTCGGTATCTGAGCCCAACCATGAtttccattcttccatttcaattcccCCATCTTCCCTTTTCACTCTTCTTCGCCTTACATTCTTCTCTTCTTCCCTCTCCCATATGGTCTATaacttctctctccctctttgttgcttctttcttcttcttcctcttcttctctccttccttctctcctcTGTGCCGTAActcttgaagaagaagaagaagaagaagaatagagaGAGGGAAGCTGCAGTAATTCTAATTTCAAAATGATAATTGTACATCAACTTGCATGTCCAGCACTTCTACCACTACAACTAAAACATATTTTCTGCACTTCTACCACTACAATTAAAACATATTTAGAAAATAATcccaactaaacacataattacaaaataccaAAGAAAGCCACTAAATAATACAAAGAGGTCCTAATACAAACACAATTCCTTAAACCTTCCTAAACATGAGCCTAAAATATGTGCGCCGAATGGGCAGCCTAAACAGATGGTCCTCCATCATACTCCCCTAGctaaaagaaactttaatccGAAGAGTGAGACTACAAATATGACTTTAGCAACTCAAGCACTTTCACAGACGGCAGCCTCAGTAAATCATGTAGCATCTAACTCGGGACGACCTCTCCACTAAACCAAGTTTCAATGAAAACCAATGCAAGAAAACTTCACAAACTCATCATCCAAAATAGACCCCATTGTTTCCTGTGGCTGAGAAATAGAGGAAGGCTGAGGAGCTACTGACCCTGCATGAGCACCAGATAGCAAAGCAGGAGGCTCAAAGACACCTCAATAAGGTTTCAAATCCTCCACATTAAATACTGGACTAATGGTCATATGAGTAGGCAAATCAAGTAATTATGCTTTAGGTCCAAGTTTCTTAAGGATGAGGAAAGGATCAATGGCATGGGCAGGGATCTTTTTAAATGAGTTTCTAGGATAGTGTTAAGGTCTAATGTGAACCGTGACACTATCACCTACATTAAATTATCGAGTTCTACAATGCACATTTGTCACAAGTTTATAATCATTATACTCATGGCAAGTTTTAGCCTAACTTCAGCATGCTACTCATGAATGTGATGACCAAAAGACTCGGCAGGTTCAGAAATACGAGCATATGGTGGCAAAGGAACAAGATCAATGGGCACATGGTTTTGTGACCATACACactcaaaaggactcttacttACCTGTGAACTTGTTCACAAAATTATTATAATCAAACTCAACATTAGGCAGCACCAAGTCCCAATTGCCCTGTTTTATTCCCACAACACACCTAAGTAGGTCACCAAGATTACTATCCACAACCTCAGTCTGACCAGCAGTTTGGGGGTGGCAAGCAGAAGAAAACAGCAAGTGAATCCCACACATTTTCCAAAGTGTCTTACAAAAGTAATTAGAGAACTTGTGATGTACTACAAGTATGGAAATTTATACATGGAGACAGAATTGAGAGGAGAAGaacagaagcagcagcagcagcagcaggaaGACAGAACAGACAGAAGAACAGAGAAGGGGAATGAACAGAAAAGAGGAAAGAGACAGAATTAGAAGTGAGataagagaagaaggaagaagaagaacagcagATCCTacggaaaagagagagagagagagagaagagagagagagagagggcaacTACAATCTGAATCAAACAATAACTTTACAATAATAACATGTCCAGCACTTGTACCGCCACTACtactaacacatatttacataaaaactcCAATAAAACAAGGAATTACACAACCCCAAAGTACTTTAAAGCacaaaataaacctacactagcCAAACTTCTAAAATATCTAGAAATATCCCAACTTAAAATAAAAGTCCTAACTACCAAATAAACATCTAAAGTTCTCCATTGATGGTGCTCCATCAAACTCCCTTTTTTGGAGAAAACTAGACCTCAAGTTCTGAAATGGCGTAGTAGCTTTAACTTCGTGAGTGGAAACAAAGTCAAGTATGTAGGAAAATCAAGGAAACACGATCTGCAGCTTATCATCAATCACCACTGGAGAGTATCTAGAAGATCCTCCAACTGCAAGTAGCATAGAAGATTGCAATGTCCTCTGATAAAGCAATAAGTCCCCCAAACAAGAAagcaatttaatatccaaatctgTTGGCAGATCAAGCAAATATGCATTTGGCCCCTATTCTAGGATTATGAACAGTGTCTTGTTAGATTTGGTCAAGGAAAATGTAGACGGAGAAGTTGCAAGTGATGAAGGCCCAAGTTTACCGGATTGAAGAGAAATAGTCTCAAGATTATTTTCAGCAATAACTTCCAT
It encodes the following:
- the LOC131166879 gene encoding uncharacterized protein LOC131166879 isoform X3; this translates as MAISTKGNALLSRLKALTRLQTSIDFVSQRFSHSLVEGELQPRTYQEMNAHVDTTKWKKVDSRTFGLTRSMISNPSWIVLKILKNEGFEAYLVGGCVRDLLLNKIPKDFDIKKQFHRAQIVGRRFPICRVHVKGSVIEVSSFDTVAGHAKKKEKVNFTQIPSGCDKNDFVRWRDCMHRDFTINSLFFDPFMNKIYDYANGMMDLKSLKLQTLIPAQLSFTEDCARILRGLRIAARLGLSFSKDTETAIHKLSLSIMSLDKSRIMMELNYMLSYGAAEPSLYLLQRFNLLELLLPFHAAYLAQQSSNQIASRSMMLMKLFFSLDNLVTCDRPTDCSMWVGLLAFHLALVNNPQDALVVWSFSSVLYHGGWKEGVKFARAHARANVNFVPEVLGACDFRSDKELAKEVTQLAVLVQDSIDALTEADCLIESMSRYPFSPCSGLVFIPKKTGKDVAKIFSELIREIEFYEEGRESFGIDYDLLGKGNPSEIRHVLGKAIIDTMTGGVAQVGRGVVEVQNDCQKTVDSEVQPAVTEDNCCAMLSDLVKKSMGAKDSRVIANKKQGVTVNEKCQETTVDHKKGANKKNAGEMGQLLEEASVTQFLGSGKEKYHLLRLRGKRSKRHCEIVEKEKCHKSQDEVTKKQKVVEKCHLLQEETKDQGRMGAFRRWKRLPKKGRKEKELSSLFR
- the LOC131166879 gene encoding uncharacterized protein LOC131166879 isoform X4, which translates into the protein MAISTKGNALLSRLKALTRLQRFSHSLVEGELQPRTYQEMNAHVDTTKWKKVDSRTFGLTRSMISNPSWIVLKILKNEGFEAYLVGGCVRDLLLNKIPKDFDIKKQFHRAQIVGRRFPICRVHVKGSVIEVSSFDTVAGHAKKKEKVNFTQIPSGCDKNDFVRWRDCMHRDFTINSLFFDPFMNKIYDYANGMMDLKSLKLQTLIPAQLSFTEDCARILRGLRIAARLGLSFSKDTETAIHKLSLSIMSLDKSRIMMELNYMLSYGAAEPSLYLLQRFNLLELLLPFHAAYLAQQSSNQIASRSMMLMKLFFSLDNLVTCDRPTDCSMWVGLLAFHLALVNNPQDALVVWSFSSVLYHGGWKEGVKFARAHARANVNFVPEVLGACDFRSDKELAKEVTQLAVLVQDSIDALTEADCLIESMSRYPFSPCSGLVFIPKKTGKDVAKIFSELIREIEFYEEGRESFGIDYDLLGKGNPSEIRHVLGKAIIDTMTGGVAQVGRGVVEVQNDCQKTVDSEVQPAVTEDNCCAMLSDLVKKSMGAKDSRVIANKKQGVTVNEKCQETTVDHKKGANKKNAGEMGQLLEEASVTQFLGSGKEKYHLLRLRGKRSKRHCEIVEKEKCHKSQDEVTKKQKVVEKCHLLQEETKDQGRMGAFRRWKRLPKKGRKEKELSSLFR
- the LOC131166879 gene encoding uncharacterized protein LOC131166879 isoform X2, whose translation is MAISTKGNALLSRLKALTRLQRFSHSLVEGELQPRTYQEMNAHVDTTKWKKVDSRTFGLTRSMISNPSWIVLKILKNEGFEAYLVGGCVRDLLLNKIPKDFDVITTASLIQIKKQFHRAQIVGRRFPICRVHVKGSVIEVSSFDTVAGHAKKKEKVNFTQIPSGCDKNDFVRWRDCMHRDFTINSLFFDPFMNKIYDYANGMMDLKSLKLQTLIPAQLSFTEDCARILRGLRIAARLGLSFSKDTETAIHKLSLSIMSLDKSRIMMELNYMLSYGAAEPSLYLLQRFNLLELLLPFHAAYLAQQSSNQIASRSMMLMKLFFSLDNLVTCDRPTDCSMWVGLLAFHLALVNNPQDALVVWSFSSVLYHGGWKEGVKFARAHARANVNFVPEVLGACDFRSDKELAKEVTQLAVLVQDSIDALTEADCLIESMSRYPFSPCSGLVFIPKKTGKDVAKIFSELIREIEFYEEGRESFGIDYDLLGKGNPSEIRHVLGKAIIDTMTGGVAQVGRGVVEVQNDCQKTVDSEVQPAVTEDNCCAMLSDLVKKSMGAKDSRVIANKKQGVTVNEKCQETTVDHKKGANKKNAGEMGQLLEEASVTQFLGSGKEKYHLLRLRGKRSKRHCEIVEKEKCHKSQDEVTKKQKVVEKCHLLQEETKDQGRMGAFRRWKRLPKKGRKEKELSSLFR
- the LOC131166879 gene encoding uncharacterized protein LOC131166879 isoform X1 — encoded protein: MAISTKGNALLSRLKALTRLQTSIDFVSQRFSHSLVEGELQPRTYQEMNAHVDTTKWKKVDSRTFGLTRSMISNPSWIVLKILKNEGFEAYLVGGCVRDLLLNKIPKDFDVITTASLIQIKKQFHRAQIVGRRFPICRVHVKGSVIEVSSFDTVAGHAKKKEKVNFTQIPSGCDKNDFVRWRDCMHRDFTINSLFFDPFMNKIYDYANGMMDLKSLKLQTLIPAQLSFTEDCARILRGLRIAARLGLSFSKDTETAIHKLSLSIMSLDKSRIMMELNYMLSYGAAEPSLYLLQRFNLLELLLPFHAAYLAQQSSNQIASRSMMLMKLFFSLDNLVTCDRPTDCSMWVGLLAFHLALVNNPQDALVVWSFSSVLYHGGWKEGVKFARAHARANVNFVPEVLGACDFRSDKELAKEVTQLAVLVQDSIDALTEADCLIESMSRYPFSPCSGLVFIPKKTGKDVAKIFSELIREIEFYEEGRESFGIDYDLLGKGNPSEIRHVLGKAIIDTMTGGVAQVGRGVVEVQNDCQKTVDSEVQPAVTEDNCCAMLSDLVKKSMGAKDSRVIANKKQGVTVNEKCQETTVDHKKGANKKNAGEMGQLLEEASVTQFLGSGKEKYHLLRLRGKRSKRHCEIVEKEKCHKSQDEVTKKQKVVEKCHLLQEETKDQGRMGAFRRWKRLPKKGRKEKELSSLFR